The Sphingosinithalassobacter sp. CS137 genome includes a region encoding these proteins:
- a CDS encoding exonuclease domain-containing protein gives MASPASSQIIRVIDLETTGSSPPAHAVLEIGWQDVMLGEDGRWELHGDGGAILVNPGRPIPPITQAVHHILEEQVADAPWWHDVARQVLDPYPKRLALAAHRADFEQQYCSPRLTHGADWVCTWKCAMRLWPDSPGFSNQILRYWRKPEGLVHERGLPVHRAFPDAYVTAHHLRDMLNEASLAQLLEWSNLPGLLPRVRSGPDRGKEWQEIEDEVLENFLGDRDPDVRYTAEQEFERRRGGGYVGRDPAERLLL, from the coding sequence ATGGCTTCCCCGGCTTCCTCGCAGATCATTCGCGTCATCGACCTCGAAACCACCGGTTCCTCGCCGCCCGCCCATGCCGTTCTGGAGATCGGCTGGCAGGACGTGATGCTCGGCGAGGACGGGCGATGGGAGCTGCACGGCGACGGCGGAGCGATTCTCGTCAATCCCGGCCGCCCGATCCCGCCGATCACGCAGGCGGTGCATCATATCCTCGAGGAGCAGGTGGCGGACGCCCCCTGGTGGCATGATGTCGCCCGCCAGGTGCTCGATCCCTATCCCAAGCGCCTCGCGCTGGCGGCGCACCGCGCCGACTTCGAGCAGCAATATTGCTCGCCGCGCCTCACCCACGGCGCCGACTGGGTGTGCACCTGGAAATGCGCGATGCGGCTGTGGCCCGATTCGCCAGGCTTCTCGAACCAGATCCTGCGCTACTGGCGCAAGCCCGAGGGATTGGTCCACGAGCGCGGCCTGCCCGTGCACCGCGCCTTTCCCGACGCCTATGTGACGGCGCATCACCTGCGCGACATGCTCAACGAAGCCAGCCTTGCGCAGCTTCTCGAGTGGTCGAACCTTCCGGGCCTGCTGCCCCGCGTTCGCAGTGGGCCGGACCGGGGCAAGGAATGGCAGGAGATCGAGGACGAGGTGCTCGAGAATTTCCTCGGCGATCGCGATCCCGACGTGCGCTACACTGCCGAGCAGGAATTCGAGCGGCGGCGCGGCGGCGGCTATGTCGGCCGCGATCCGGCCGAGCGGCTGCTGCTCTAG
- the rpiB gene encoding ribose 5-phosphate isomerase B, translating into MRIALAADHAAVDLKTMLADWLRDQGHDVLDLGTNGPDRVDYPDFGYRLAEAVASGRAERGVALCGSGIGISMAVNRHPACRCALVSEPYSAALAREHNDANVIAMGARLIGPDMAVACLKSFLSGQFGEGRHTGRVAKLNAPSFERTSA; encoded by the coding sequence ATGCGTATTGCCCTCGCCGCCGACCATGCGGCAGTCGACCTGAAAACGATGCTCGCCGACTGGCTGCGCGATCAGGGGCATGACGTGCTCGATCTCGGCACGAACGGGCCGGATCGAGTCGATTATCCGGACTTCGGGTACAGGCTGGCCGAAGCGGTCGCGAGCGGTCGGGCGGAGCGCGGCGTGGCCCTGTGCGGTTCGGGCATCGGAATCTCGATGGCAGTGAACCGCCATCCAGCCTGTCGCTGCGCACTGGTCTCCGAGCCCTATTCGGCGGCGCTTGCGCGCGAGCATAACGATGCGAACGTGATCGCGATGGGCGCGCGGCTGATCGGCCCCGACATGGCCGTAGCCTGTCTCAAGAGTTTTCTGAGCGGCCAGTTCGGCGAGGGCCGCCACACCGGGCGCGTCGCCAAACTGAACGCCCCCTCCTTCGAAAGGACCTCCGCATGA